A stretch of DNA from Oryza brachyantha chromosome 4, ObraRS2, whole genome shotgun sequence:
ccagcgccgccgctcgcgcctAGCTCGGTTAGCCCCCGCCCCAGCTGCGCCTGCACGTACCCAGCCGCCGACGCCCCATGTGAAGCgaggaagaaagaagagagatgtgagagaagaaagagaaagaaaacgagaaaaaaattgaagctaATAACATGTGGGGTCATTTTACGCCACGTCATCCGAAACCATGAAAAACAAAGATAATACTGCTATGGGTCTAAGTTTACGTggttttatttagttgaagGATATATATTTCTGGTATTTCGGTTAAGAGATGAAAAACGAACTCGTCTGTTAGTTGATGGATCTTTTGTGCACTTTTTCCTTTCATTTCTGAGATTTTGGATGGGCCGTGTTCTACATGGGCTCGTGAGCTAGATGGGCAGCCTGGTCCAAAGGAACGCGTCGGGGCAAGTCTGAGCTGTGCTCTGCCTGACTCGGATGCTCTGTTTCTGCACTGATCGAAATGCAAGTAAAAGCAGTGATCTATCTACCCCTGTCATGCATTCATGCTTGCTACCTCCTACGCGTTCTCATCCCGGCTGTTGATCTTTCATTCGACGGTCAAATAACGGCGACCGAACTTACCAGATAAACAATGCTGATCTACAACGTGCATATTTCGCACGCTTTTGACGTCGTAACCAAACTGGTGGGCTTACGAAACACATGAACTGGAAGAATTGCGAGTACGTTAAAGTCACTACCTCTTCCTCTCTTAGCAAGAAACAGCTTGGATGCTCGAGTCGATGTTTCCTGAAGAAACGGATGATTCTATACACGCCCAAAACCACTCTGCACTCCATGCTCTGTTTCCCGAAGATACCGaggcatgtatatatacttgCAATGTCCAGGGAAACAAGACTCGCTCTTTTTCCAACTACCCTTTCATTTCTTTAAATCTTTCGTGCATACacatgtatacatatttatatatctacTTTACATGGAAAGAATGAATCAATTCaggtgagagagaaaaaaaaaacaaggtcaAAGCCATGGGTGGCTGTGTGAGATGGAGTCTGCAATCAAAGTGCCTTCAGGCTTGGCGCGTCTCTACTCTACGGCATGTAGCACTCGGGCGGGAAGCCCAGCGGGAACCGCTTGCCGTCCTGGCAGTAGTCGTACACCATGTAGTTGTCGCGCGCCCACTTCATGGCCTGCTGCGCCGTCGCGTCCATCTCCTGGTCGTACCCGGCCGGCTCCGACGCGGCGTCCGCGGCGGTGAAGTTGCGGTACTGAGCGACGAACGGCGCCCGCGACCAGTCCGTCTTGACGCGCCCGCCCTGCGTGGCCCAGTCGTCGGCGTTCCACAGGCTCCCGTACAGCCGCATGCGCTGCGACGACGGGTAGGCGACCCCCTTGTCCGCGTGGTTCTTCGTCTCCCTGATCGGCGTCCCGTCCACCAGCACGCTGCGTTACGTAGAGGCTGTCAGCTGGATCGGCGTCCATGGCGGTGACCATTGATTGATATGTCAGTGACGTGTGGTGTGCTTACAGGATGTGCTGCGCGGTCCAGACGATGGAGTAGGTGTGGAAGTCGGTGGTGGGGTCGAACCAGAGGTGGAACTGCTGCTCTTTGCCGCCGGTGCCGTTGGCGAAGACGTTGGTGTGGAGCGTGTAGGGCTGGCCGGTGACGTTGCCGAGGAACTCCAGGTCGACCTCGTCGTGGATTTCCCAC
This window harbors:
- the LOC102713348 gene encoding xyloglucan endotransglucosylase/hydrolase protein 24-like, coding for MAFGPRKMACALAVLVFGLCLGGARAATGRIDDGLEVMWGDGRGSVSPDGQVMTLSLDRTSGSGWRSKNTYLFARVDLQVKLVANNSAGTVTTCYFMSEGEWEIHDEVDLEFLGNVTGQPYTLHTNVFANGTGGKEQQFHLWFDPTTDFHTYSIVWTAQHILVLVDGTPIRETKNHADKGVAYPSSQRMRLYGSLWNADDWATQGGRVKTDWSRAPFVAQYRNFTAADAASEPAGYDQEMDATAQQAMKWARDNYMVYDYCQDGKRFPLGFPPECYMP